A window of the Lactuca sativa cultivar Salinas chromosome 7, Lsat_Salinas_v11, whole genome shotgun sequence genome harbors these coding sequences:
- the LOC111884668 gene encoding uncharacterized protein LOC111884668 isoform X2, whose translation MREKVCLVCDWMNGELTGLFSHHDDLLSLPETQLHILLCVRETMIIHIGTWTEKGNWRRDTDNQRRWWRSKASSDPYASMFSAAASIQSDSAEKNVVWS comes from the exons ATGAGGGAGAAAGTTTGTTTGGTTTGTGATTGGATGAATGGGGAATTGACCGGATTGTTCAGCCACCACGATGATCTATTGTCGCTACCTGAAACCCAACTACACATACTACTGTGTGTGAGAGAGACGATGATAATTCATATAGGAACTTGGACAGAGAAAGGGAACTGGAGGAGGGATACTGATAATCAGAGGAGATG GTGGCGATCGAAGGCTTCCTCTGATCCATATGCTTCTATGTTTTCAGCTGCTGCCTCGATTCAATCTGATTCTGCGGAGAAAAACGTCGTATG gtcgtaa
- the LOC111884668 gene encoding uncharacterized protein LOC111884668 isoform X1 — translation MREKVCLVCDWMNGELTGLFSHHDDLLSLPETQLHILLCVRETMIIHIGTWTEKGNWRRDTDNQRRWWRSKASSDPYASMFSAAASIQSDSAEKNVVWGYLKKCLA, via the exons ATGAGGGAGAAAGTTTGTTTGGTTTGTGATTGGATGAATGGGGAATTGACCGGATTGTTCAGCCACCACGATGATCTATTGTCGCTACCTGAAACCCAACTACACATACTACTGTGTGTGAGAGAGACGATGATAATTCATATAGGAACTTGGACAGAGAAAGGGAACTGGAGGAGGGATACTGATAATCAGAGGAGATG GTGGCGATCGAAGGCTTCCTCTGATCCATATGCTTCTATGTTTTCAGCTGCTGCCTCGATTCAATCTGATTCTGCGGAGAAAAACGTCGTATG GGGGTATTTAAAGAAGTGTCTTGCTTGA